Proteins found in one Corynebacterium sanguinis genomic segment:
- a CDS encoding spermidine synthase encodes MPKKRIEGTYPIDTGTASIIEDPLRDGGFTLEVNDVPSSYIVLGAPEVLTYDYMEWIADVVAEAGDGSSFTSTHLGAAACVLPSYFHQRWGGEHTAVEVDGALADLVRWAFEPAVPIVVAEARAYTHALTAGSQDVIVRDVFAGPATPRPLTTVEFFRAAHAALKPGGHYIANVGDRHGLPEARAELAGMREVFAHVAAVAKQDMLDGRAYGNIVLAGSDRPLPLGASKLIDATLPRRD; translated from the coding sequence ATGCCAAAGAAACGCATCGAAGGCACGTACCCCATCGACACGGGAACCGCCAGCATCATCGAGGATCCGCTGCGAGACGGCGGGTTCACCCTCGAGGTCAACGACGTCCCCTCTTCGTATATCGTCCTCGGCGCCCCCGAAGTGCTCACGTACGACTACATGGAGTGGATAGCAGATGTCGTGGCCGAAGCTGGTGACGGCAGCTCCTTCACCAGCACCCACCTGGGCGCGGCGGCGTGCGTGCTGCCGTCCTATTTCCACCAGCGCTGGGGCGGCGAGCACACCGCGGTGGAGGTCGACGGAGCGCTAGCGGACCTCGTGCGCTGGGCATTCGAGCCCGCGGTCCCGATCGTGGTCGCGGAGGCCCGCGCCTACACCCACGCTCTGACAGCGGGGTCCCAAGACGTCATTGTGCGAGACGTCTTCGCCGGCCCAGCCACGCCGCGACCCCTAACTACGGTCGAATTCTTCCGAGCGGCACACGCGGCGTTGAAACCCGGGGGGCATTACATCGCCAACGTCGGCGACCGGCATGGGTTGCCCGAGGCCCGCGCCGAGCTCGCGGGCATGCGTGAGGTGTTTGCGCATGTCGCGGCCGTCGCCAAGCAGGATATGCTCGACGGCCGCGCGTATGGCAACATCGTGCTCGCGGGCTCCGACCGCCCGCTTCCACTCGGGGCCAGCAAGCTTATCGACGCCACCCTGCCGCGGCGCGACTAA
- a CDS encoding metallophosphoesterase family protein produces the protein MTDAQIGVDLKVAEQAVNWRQTAANAAAAAPDASMFLSLGDQVEGWGDLIGSDGQYNAFFSAPQLRNFRFAAIPGNHETYPSELSTRHFKEHWNLPNELGDTSNYFFEQNNALFIALNSNNKDDAGLEQQAQFVRDTVASHGGDKDWVIVLDHFAFHSHGGRYTSSDIVRMRNKLNPVFSEAGVDLVLNGHDHMHNRSYLMNGLTPKVPEAPAAPGDVLTKDKGETLYLTLNTAGGGKFYDYQGNDGKEYPGMTLAESRERGLNQPTIAFWDQDYTTDYSVVNVSDDKLNIRSVDSADDSLVDDVTLVRSGATAKPSDEKPNVPAEESSSQAVIGVGVAAVLTGIIGAIVANFPQIRSAVEQFAAQFGIQI, from the coding sequence GTGACGGACGCACAGATCGGCGTCGACCTCAAGGTCGCCGAGCAGGCGGTGAACTGGCGCCAGACCGCAGCCAACGCCGCCGCTGCCGCCCCCGACGCCTCGATGTTCCTCTCCCTGGGCGACCAGGTCGAGGGGTGGGGTGACCTGATCGGCTCCGACGGCCAGTACAACGCCTTCTTCTCAGCACCGCAGCTGCGCAACTTCCGCTTCGCCGCTATCCCGGGCAACCACGAGACCTACCCCTCCGAACTGAGCACCCGCCACTTCAAGGAGCATTGGAACCTGCCGAACGAGCTGGGCGACACCTCCAACTACTTCTTCGAGCAGAACAACGCTCTGTTCATCGCGCTGAACTCCAACAACAAAGACGACGCTGGCCTGGAGCAGCAGGCTCAGTTCGTGCGCGACACCGTTGCCTCCCACGGCGGCGACAAGGACTGGGTCATCGTGCTCGACCACTTCGCGTTCCACTCCCACGGTGGCCGCTACACATCCAGTGACATCGTCCGCATGCGCAACAAGCTCAACCCGGTCTTTTCCGAGGCTGGCGTTGACCTGGTTCTCAACGGCCACGACCACATGCACAACCGCTCGTACCTGATGAACGGCCTGACCCCGAAGGTGCCCGAGGCCCCCGCCGCCCCGGGCGACGTGCTTACGAAGGACAAGGGCGAGACGCTCTACCTCACGCTCAACACCGCCGGCGGCGGCAAATTCTACGACTACCAGGGCAACGACGGCAAGGAGTACCCGGGCATGACGCTCGCCGAATCGCGCGAGCGCGGGCTGAACCAGCCGACCATCGCGTTCTGGGACCAGGACTACACCACCGACTACTCCGTGGTGAACGTCAGCGACGACAAACTCAACATCCGCAGCGTCGACTCGGCCGACGACTCGCTAGTTGACGACGTCACGCTCGTACGCTCCGGGGCGACCGCAAAGCCCAGTGACGAGAAGCCGAATGTGCCCGCAGAGGAGTCTTCGTCACAGGCCGTCATCGGCGTTGGTGTCGCGGCGGTGCTGACCGGCATTATCGGCGCCATCGTGGCCAACTTCCCCCAGATCCGCTCCGCCGTTGAGCAGTTCGCGGCACAGTTCGGCATTCAGATTTAG
- a CDS encoding fibronectin type III domain-containing protein: MAGVGADAQSVNFSWRSAYAGAEFVRYYPVSEPTAAQQVPSREADYGAIAYLSLFAEVHDLTPGVTYEYQIGSDDGGWSKPETFTIDDGDDN; this comes from the coding sequence GTGGCCGGTGTGGGCGCCGACGCGCAGAGCGTCAACTTCTCTTGGCGCTCCGCCTACGCCGGTGCCGAGTTCGTGCGCTACTACCCGGTGAGCGAACCTACCGCAGCTCAGCAAGTTCCTTCGCGTGAGGCCGATTACGGTGCCATCGCGTACCTGTCCCTCTTCGCCGAGGTTCACGACCTCACCCCGGGTGTGACATACGAGTACCAGATCGGCTCGGACGACGGCGGGTGGAGCAAGCCCGAGACCTTCACTATCGATGACGGGGACGACAACTGA
- a CDS encoding 2'-5' RNA ligase produces the protein MSPENILLRLPREQESQVRAIYTELARRGFPEQSQRPHVSVTFAPTMDRRVVGEAAVVLPPLLPARMERVGTVVFGTKSKQTVAWLLEASDELEVAARRVSAMNPDGRGPRWIPHLTMGLRIPKAIVPGYIEALAEATSPHLTSITAQRAAFYQPGLGAELVL, from the coding sequence GTGTCGCCCGAGAACATCCTGCTGCGGTTGCCGCGCGAGCAGGAGAGCCAAGTGCGCGCAATCTACACCGAGTTGGCGCGCCGCGGTTTCCCGGAGCAGAGTCAGCGCCCGCACGTGAGCGTGACATTCGCTCCGACGATGGACCGGCGGGTGGTGGGGGAAGCCGCGGTGGTACTGCCGCCGTTGCTGCCCGCGCGGATGGAGCGGGTGGGCACCGTGGTGTTCGGCACCAAGAGCAAGCAAACGGTGGCCTGGCTGCTTGAGGCCTCTGACGAGCTGGAGGTCGCGGCTCGCCGGGTGAGCGCGATGAACCCCGACGGGCGCGGTCCGAGGTGGATCCCGCACCTGACGATGGGGTTGCGCATCCCGAAAGCGATCGTTCCCGGGTACATCGAAGCGCTGGCGGAAGCGACCAGCCCGCACCTTACGTCGATTACTGCGCAACGGGCCGCCTTTTACCAACCCGGCCTCGGCGCCGAGCTCGTGCTTTAG
- a CDS encoding ATP-dependent DNA ligase gives MKFQVDGRSLNVTSLNKVLYPSTGTTKADVMHYYLSVAEVMIPQVTRRPVTRKRWPDGVEGESFFRKDLEDSAPEWVTVGEIEHSTSVNRYPLVDAPSTLAWFAQVAALELHTPQWRFAPDGSHANPDRMVLDLDPGPGVTMAQTAQVALWCREILDGMGMECVPVTSGSKGIHLYAALDGTYDSDTVSKVAKALARGLEEDYPDRVTSVMKKTSREGKVFLDWSQNNGSKTTVAPYSLRGRERPMVAAPRTWEEIEDPALKHLDFEEVLARVEDGIDPMAPLGAPVVDRLATYRSMRDPRKTAEPVPQEAPMLRDGEPIFVIQEHHARRLHWDVRIEHEGVLVSWAVPKGPPEDPKENRLAVQTEDHPVEYATFEGTIAKGEYGAGEMSIWDSGTVEIEKWREGEEVIAVFRGSGGPRRYALIHTNGKNWLMKLMAKQPSSQPKSLTPMLATMGSAGDLTLGEKDGVRYEFEMKWDGYRILAFVDGGKVTLRSRAGKDYTHLFPHANEIAEVLGGDGVLDGELVALDEQGRPNFSLLHAADREGSDAELRYMAFDVLEVGGRSMVGEAYTGRREAMEALEETEHVAIPPRFTGSFETAEQASRTLGLEGVMAKRADSVYTPGERSRAWLKLKTQLHQEVVVVGVRTGKRAVSSLLVAVPNADGELTYAGRVGTGFSAAQLRDIEKKLRAAERKTPPIEVPDSDAKDAWWVTPKFVAEVQVAGKTGGGSLRQASWRGWREDKEPADVRWEM, from the coding sequence GTGAAGTTCCAGGTCGACGGCCGCAGCCTCAACGTCACGAGCCTGAACAAGGTGCTCTACCCGTCCACCGGCACGACGAAGGCGGACGTGATGCACTACTACCTCTCCGTCGCTGAGGTTATGATCCCCCAGGTCACGCGGCGCCCGGTGACCCGCAAGCGCTGGCCGGACGGGGTAGAGGGGGAGAGCTTCTTCCGCAAGGACCTCGAGGATTCGGCGCCGGAGTGGGTCACCGTCGGCGAGATCGAGCACTCGACCTCGGTGAATAGGTACCCGCTTGTCGACGCCCCCTCCACCCTCGCCTGGTTCGCCCAAGTCGCCGCCTTGGAGCTGCACACCCCGCAGTGGCGCTTCGCGCCGGACGGCTCGCACGCCAACCCCGACAGGATGGTGCTGGATTTGGACCCCGGGCCGGGTGTGACCATGGCGCAGACGGCGCAGGTGGCGCTGTGGTGCCGGGAGATCCTCGACGGCATGGGCATGGAGTGCGTGCCGGTGACGTCTGGGTCGAAGGGCATCCACCTCTACGCCGCGCTGGACGGCACTTACGACTCCGACACCGTGTCCAAGGTGGCGAAGGCGTTGGCCCGCGGATTGGAAGAGGACTACCCGGACAGGGTGACGTCGGTGATGAAGAAAACTTCGCGCGAGGGCAAGGTGTTTCTGGATTGGAGCCAGAACAATGGGTCGAAGACGACGGTGGCGCCGTACTCCCTGCGCGGGCGCGAGCGGCCCATGGTGGCGGCGCCGAGGACGTGGGAGGAAATCGAGGACCCTGCTCTTAAGCACCTGGACTTCGAGGAAGTCCTCGCGCGTGTGGAGGACGGCATTGACCCGATGGCGCCGCTGGGCGCGCCGGTCGTCGACAGGCTGGCCACCTACCGCTCCATGCGCGACCCGCGCAAGACCGCGGAGCCGGTCCCGCAGGAGGCACCGATGCTACGCGACGGGGAGCCGATCTTTGTCATCCAGGAGCACCACGCGCGCCGCCTGCACTGGGACGTGCGCATCGAGCACGAGGGTGTGCTGGTGTCCTGGGCTGTGCCGAAGGGGCCGCCAGAGGACCCGAAGGAGAACCGGTTGGCGGTGCAGACCGAAGATCACCCGGTCGAGTACGCCACCTTCGAAGGCACGATTGCCAAGGGAGAGTACGGCGCCGGCGAGATGAGCATCTGGGATTCGGGCACCGTGGAGATTGAGAAGTGGCGCGAGGGGGAGGAGGTCATCGCCGTGTTCCGCGGCAGTGGCGGGCCCCGCCGCTACGCGCTCATCCACACCAACGGGAAGAACTGGCTGATGAAGCTGATGGCAAAGCAGCCTAGTTCGCAGCCAAAGTCGCTGACGCCCATGCTCGCGACAATGGGTAGCGCGGGGGATTTGACACTGGGCGAGAAGGACGGGGTGCGCTACGAGTTCGAGATGAAATGGGACGGCTACCGCATCCTCGCGTTCGTGGACGGGGGCAAGGTCACGCTGCGCAGCAGGGCGGGCAAGGACTACACCCACCTGTTCCCCCACGCCAATGAAATCGCCGAGGTGCTTGGCGGCGACGGCGTGTTGGACGGCGAGCTTGTCGCCCTTGATGAGCAGGGGCGCCCCAACTTCTCGCTGCTGCACGCAGCGGACCGGGAAGGGTCCGACGCGGAGCTGCGCTACATGGCGTTCGACGTGCTGGAGGTCGGAGGGCGCTCGATGGTGGGGGAGGCGTACACGGGGCGTCGAGAAGCTATGGAGGCATTGGAGGAGACAGAGCATGTGGCGATCCCGCCGAGGTTTACCGGTTCCTTCGAAACGGCGGAGCAGGCGAGCCGCACGCTCGGCCTGGAGGGGGTGATGGCGAAGCGGGCGGACTCGGTGTACACCCCGGGCGAGCGCTCGAGAGCCTGGCTGAAGCTGAAGACACAGCTGCATCAGGAGGTGGTTGTCGTGGGCGTGAGGACCGGCAAGCGCGCAGTATCGTCGCTGCTCGTGGCGGTGCCCAACGCCGACGGTGAGTTGACCTATGCCGGGCGGGTGGGCACCGGTTTCAGCGCCGCGCAGTTGAGAGACATCGAGAAAAAGTTGCGCGCAGCTGAGCGCAAAACCCCGCCAATTGAAGTGCCGGATTCGGACGCGAAGGACGCGTGGTGGGTCACGCCGAAGTTCGTGGCCGAGGTGCAGGTGGCTGGCAAAACCGGTGGCGGCAGCCTGAGGCAGGCGTCGTGGCGCGGCTGGCGCGAGGACAAGGAACCGGCCGACGTTCGCTGGGAGATGTGA
- a CDS encoding Ku protein codes for MRAIWTGSITFGLVNVPVKAYGATEDHDISFHQVHDKDGGRIRYQRRCEVCGEEVEYKHIDKAYEEDGDTVVLDKEDFNALPEAENNEIEVVQFVPNDQIDPILLEKSYYLEPEGKTPKSYLLLRETLKKTDRTAVVQFALRQKTRLGVLRVSGKVLILQGMIWPDELRAVDFAGTKSRAKISDKELDLSAQLVESYASDFTPQEFEDDYQIELRKLIDAKLAQGDTLDTEATFGQKPSDEEEDADVVDLMEALKASLDRKRGGKKKGA; via the coding sequence ATGCGCGCGATTTGGACAGGCTCCATCACATTCGGTCTCGTCAACGTCCCCGTCAAGGCCTACGGGGCGACCGAGGACCACGACATCTCCTTCCACCAGGTCCACGACAAAGACGGTGGGCGGATCCGCTACCAGCGCCGTTGCGAGGTCTGCGGTGAGGAAGTCGAGTACAAGCACATCGACAAGGCCTACGAGGAGGACGGCGACACCGTCGTGCTGGACAAGGAGGATTTCAACGCGCTTCCGGAGGCCGAGAACAACGAGATCGAGGTGGTCCAGTTCGTGCCGAACGACCAGATCGACCCGATCCTGCTGGAAAAGTCCTACTACCTCGAGCCGGAGGGCAAGACCCCGAAGTCGTACCTGCTGCTGCGCGAGACCCTGAAGAAGACCGACCGCACCGCCGTTGTCCAATTCGCGCTTCGCCAGAAGACGCGCCTCGGGGTGCTGCGCGTCAGCGGCAAGGTGCTCATCCTCCAGGGCATGATCTGGCCCGACGAGCTTCGTGCCGTCGACTTCGCCGGCACTAAATCTCGCGCCAAGATCTCCGACAAGGAGCTCGACCTTTCAGCCCAGCTCGTCGAGTCTTACGCCTCCGACTTCACCCCGCAGGAGTTCGAGGACGACTACCAGATCGAGCTGCGCAAGCTTATCGACGCCAAACTTGCCCAGGGAGACACCCTCGACACCGAAGCGACCTTCGGTCAGAAGCCGTCCGACGAGGAAGAAGACGCCGACGTGGTCGACCTCATGGAGGCACTCAAGGCGTCGCTGGACCGCAAGCGGGGCGGCAAAAAGAAGGGCGCGTAG
- a CDS encoding hotdog fold domain-containing protein: MAELWDQVADSPIKRGAFSAFYWFEAPYFRTVMPRIQELVPGSHCTLRIAKWWGVNNHIGTFHVIAALNGAEAAMGLLCEASLPDTHRWIPRGMRAEYPSKSTGGLTVTASAQWPDFDLITRETGGELVTVSCTLIDDAGNEPVIAEIDVWVSSR, from the coding sequence ATGGCCGAACTGTGGGACCAGGTCGCCGACTCCCCCATCAAGCGCGGGGCGTTTTCCGCCTTCTACTGGTTCGAGGCGCCATATTTCCGCACAGTGATGCCCCGGATACAAGAGCTGGTACCCGGGAGCCACTGCACATTGCGTATTGCCAAGTGGTGGGGCGTGAACAACCACATCGGCACCTTCCACGTGATCGCCGCGCTCAACGGCGCCGAGGCCGCCATGGGCCTGTTGTGCGAGGCCTCGCTTCCCGACACGCACCGATGGATCCCGCGCGGCATGCGCGCGGAATACCCCAGCAAATCCACCGGCGGGCTCACGGTGACCGCCTCCGCCCAGTGGCCCGACTTCGACCTCATCACCCGCGAGACCGGCGGCGAGCTGGTCACCGTCTCGTGCACGCTTATCGACGACGCCGGCAACGAGCCCGTCATCGCCGAGATCGACGTGTGGGTTAGTTCCCGGTGA
- a CDS encoding DUF3072 domain-containing protein, which yields MTDPNNQPEMLGATGDAQDPNLEKDPSEWVSGDEPMTEAQKSYLDTLARQAGEQIPANLTKAQASEQINRLKKLTGN from the coding sequence ATGACTGATCCGAATAACCAGCCCGAGATGCTCGGGGCCACCGGCGACGCGCAGGACCCGAACCTGGAAAAAGACCCCTCCGAATGGGTCAGCGGCGATGAGCCGATGACCGAGGCGCAAAAGTCCTACCTGGACACGCTGGCCAGGCAGGCCGGCGAGCAGATCCCGGCGAACCTGACCAAGGCCCAGGCCTCGGAGCAGATCAACCGCCTCAAGAAGCTCACCGGGAACTAA
- a CDS encoding DUF4395 domain-containing protein: MPFGEFPERVNEYASRTTAALVVALALTTIVAWFVAPALVALALNALLFAGFALRLYAGPKYSLFGQLSVRYLAGAAFGDPHIVSGAPKQFAQGIGVAFSLVALMFAATGHTVAGQVTLLMLVAAASAEAFLGFCAGCWIYRHGQKAGIISPDACETCAI, translated from the coding sequence ATGCCCTTTGGAGAATTCCCTGAACGTGTTAATGAATACGCCTCGCGCACGACGGCCGCGCTCGTCGTCGCGCTCGCACTGACCACCATTGTGGCGTGGTTCGTCGCGCCGGCGCTCGTGGCGCTGGCGCTGAACGCGCTGCTTTTTGCAGGGTTCGCCCTGCGTTTGTACGCCGGCCCGAAGTACTCCCTCTTCGGCCAGCTCTCCGTCCGCTACCTGGCCGGCGCCGCCTTCGGCGACCCCCACATCGTCTCGGGCGCGCCGAAGCAATTCGCCCAGGGGATCGGAGTTGCCTTCTCCCTCGTCGCCCTGATGTTCGCGGCGACCGGGCACACCGTCGCCGGCCAGGTCACGCTCTTGATGCTCGTCGCGGCGGCCTCGGCGGAGGCGTTCTTGGGCTTCTGCGCCGGCTGTTGGATCTACCGCCACGGCCAGAAGGCGGGAATCATCTCACCCGACGCCTGCGAGACCTGCGCGATCTAG
- a CDS encoding alpha/beta hydrolase, with protein sequence MVDTRLTVLGAAAAAALAYTAYRSRHNARSLRRGAGTTSAAARELAIPESAVGTVLEKEQLDSDRIISAPGGSATFLVRYGSRNAHGEPIAATGLVTLPRGDAPEGGWPVLSWAHGTTGLSKRAAPSTALDTHPDEETLVLAARDYLQPWLDKGFAVIQPDYEGLGTVGSGTYTDRHSLASAVNEMVRATRGEFSFGETWYNTGWSQGGFAAVAAASADDVPSGLRRTLAIAPGDSYVPKTPVPSVNSLLVKKVIGTIDAEHLTYVAYAVQGAANFNSAILPDDLFNDRGKEPMRLASSECLTTFKEVSSISWEEIFKDRPDVEALLEHFSSNSMVNMRPVQPVTIFISKDDDIIDYRQISVAARRLALVPGCDVEVVTHSGPSHRDMVRRAVADQKPYVPEL encoded by the coding sequence ATGGTTGACACGAGACTGACTGTCCTGGGCGCGGCGGCGGCCGCCGCGCTCGCGTACACCGCGTACCGTTCGCGACACAACGCACGTTCTCTCCGGCGCGGAGCCGGCACCACGAGCGCCGCCGCCCGCGAGCTCGCCATTCCCGAATCCGCCGTGGGAACGGTGCTGGAGAAAGAACAGCTGGACAGCGACCGGATCATCTCCGCCCCGGGCGGCTCGGCCACGTTCCTCGTCCGGTATGGCTCCCGCAACGCGCACGGCGAGCCGATCGCCGCGACCGGGTTGGTCACCCTCCCGCGCGGAGACGCGCCCGAGGGCGGGTGGCCGGTGCTCAGCTGGGCGCACGGCACGACGGGCCTGAGTAAGCGCGCCGCCCCCTCGACGGCGCTGGACACCCACCCGGACGAGGAGACGCTCGTGCTGGCGGCGCGCGACTACCTGCAACCCTGGCTGGACAAGGGCTTCGCGGTGATCCAGCCCGATTACGAGGGTCTGGGCACGGTGGGCAGCGGCACCTACACGGACCGCCACTCGCTGGCCTCGGCAGTCAATGAGATGGTCCGGGCGACGCGCGGGGAGTTCTCGTTCGGGGAAACCTGGTACAACACCGGGTGGAGCCAGGGAGGCTTCGCCGCCGTGGCCGCCGCGTCGGCCGATGACGTGCCGTCGGGACTGCGCAGGACGCTGGCGATCGCCCCCGGCGACAGCTACGTCCCGAAGACCCCCGTCCCCTCCGTGAACTCGCTGCTCGTGAAAAAAGTAATCGGAACGATCGACGCCGAACATCTCACCTACGTCGCATACGCGGTGCAGGGCGCGGCGAATTTCAATTCGGCGATTCTGCCGGACGATCTCTTCAACGACCGCGGCAAGGAGCCAATGCGGCTGGCCTCCAGCGAGTGCCTGACCACGTTCAAGGAGGTCAGCTCGATCTCCTGGGAGGAGATCTTTAAGGACCGGCCGGACGTTGAGGCGCTGCTGGAGCACTTCTCCTCCAACTCGATGGTGAACATGCGCCCGGTTCAACCGGTGACGATCTTTATCAGCAAAGACGACGACATTATTGATTACCGCCAGATCAGCGTGGCCGCGCGCAGGCTCGCGTTGGTGCCGGGCTGCGATGTCGAGGTGGTGACGCACTCGGGCCCGTCGCACCGGGACATGGTGCGCCGCGCCGTCGCGGACCAGAAGCCCTACGTCCCGGAGCTGTAG
- the cmtR gene encoding Cd(II)/Pb(II)-sensing metalloregulatory transcriptional regulator CmtR translates to MLTIASRLDVMNRLGRAMADPTRSRILMTLLDGPSYPAVLARDLDLTRSNVSNHLTCLRDCGIIVAEPEGRKTRYEIADPHLAAALDALVNATLAVDENAPCIDPECSVPGCGEKGRTHELGVWMRTRNRHGD, encoded by the coding sequence ATGCTGACTATTGCTTCACGCCTCGACGTCATGAACCGGCTCGGCCGGGCTATGGCCGATCCGACGCGCTCCCGAATCCTGATGACCCTACTCGACGGCCCGAGCTACCCAGCCGTGCTTGCGCGCGACCTTGACCTGACCCGTTCGAACGTCTCGAACCACCTGACCTGCTTGCGCGACTGCGGCATCATCGTCGCCGAGCCAGAGGGCCGCAAAACTCGCTACGAAATCGCCGATCCGCACCTCGCGGCAGCGCTCGACGCGCTGGTGAACGCAACGTTGGCTGTCGACGAAAACGCCCCGTGCATCGACCCTGAGTGCTCGGTGCCCGGCTGCGGTGAAAAGGGGCGGACGCATGAGCTCGGCGTGTGGATGCGAACACGAAACCGCCACGGAGATTGA